The Arachis hypogaea cultivar Tifrunner chromosome 14, arahy.Tifrunner.gnm2.J5K5, whole genome shotgun sequence genome has a segment encoding these proteins:
- the LOC112743889 gene encoding NADH dehydrogenase [ubiquinone] 1 alpha subcomplex subunit 1 → MNLRWMEAMLPLGIIAGMLCAMGGIQYTIHKAAHGRPKHIGNDMWDVAMERRDKKLMEQASASSN, encoded by the exons ATGAATTTGCGATGGATGGAAGCGATGCTGCCACTGGGAATCATAGCGGGAATGCTCTGCGCCATGGGTGGCATTCAGTACACCATTCACAAAGCCGCTCACGGCAGA CCTAAGCACATTGGGAACGATATGTGGGACGTCGCCATGGAACGGAGGGACAAGAAGCTCATGGAGCAAGCCTCCGCTTCTTCCAATTGA
- the LOC112743890 gene encoding uncharacterized protein, with protein sequence MGLLHTNLVMFFLLLCFEPLHTTAADSSLPSGAKALDATLQHYAHNALVKPKTGTIYNAQLPSNLNGIKVSALRLRSGSLRRKGYPNYNEFEIPKGIIERPYVERLVLVYQNLGNSDLSRKYYPLENYTYLAPILGLLAYNGSDLSARNLPELDDVKAYGDPVLIKFRNVKPVPSGAVAKCVWFDLKGTSNFTNVTGEGNTCSTSQQGHFAIVVESPSAPSPAPAPAAGGGGGGKKSHKKVWIIVGSVLGGLALLVVLLLLVLWIQKYKEKKKMQQMERAAEVGEALNMTSIGDTMAPSATVTRTQPTLEHEYAP encoded by the coding sequence ATGGGGCTTCTTCATACAAATCTAGttatgttttttcttcttctatgctTTGAACCACTTCACACTACTGCTGCTGATTCTTCTTTACCAAGTGGAGCAAAGGCCCTTGATGCAACTCTTCAGCATTATGCACACAATGCTTTGGTGAAGCCAAAAACAGGTACAATTTACAATGCTCAGCTTCCTTCAAATTTGAATGGGATTAAGGTTTCAGCATTGAGATTGAGGAGTGGAAGTTTAAGGAGAAAAGGGTATCCTAATTACAATGAGTTTGAGATCCCCAAAGGAATCATTGAGAGGCCTTATGTAGAAAGGTTGGTTTTGGTGTACCAAAATTTGGGGAATTCAGATTTGTCCAGAAAGTATTATCCATTGGAAAATTACACATATCTGGCTCCAATTTTGGGACTTTTAGCTTATAATGGTTCAGATTTATCAGCCAGGAATCTACCAGAACTAGATGATGTCAAAGCATATGGTGACCCTGTATTGATCAAGTTCCGAAATGTGAAGCCGGTTCCTAGTGGCGCCGTTGCGAAATGTGTGTGGTTTGATTTAAAGGGTACTTCCAATTTCACCAATGTAACAGGAGAAGGCAACACATGTTCTACTTCCCAACAAGGGCATTTTGCCATTGTGGTTGAATCACCTTCGGCTCCATCGCCAGCTCCTGCGCCAGCagcaggaggaggaggaggagggaagaagagtCACAAGAAGGTGTGGATCATTGTTGGTTCTGTGTTGGGAGGTCTTGCATTGTTGGTGGTGTTGTTATTGTTAGTTTTGTGGATtcaaaagtacaaagaaaagaagaaaatgcaACAAATGGAAAGGGCTGCAGAGGTAGGAGAAGCTCTTAACATGACTTCCATTGGAGATACAATGGCACCTTCTGCAACAGTTACAAGAACACAACCAACCCTTGAACATGAATATGCACCCTGA